DNA from Streptomyces luteogriseus:
AGGTCGTCGGCCATCCAGAACGAGCAGGCCAGGAAGGCCCCTTCGTCGCCGGGCAGACCGTCGACGTTCTCGTCGCCACTGGTGGTCGGGTAGCGCAGGATGAAGCCGTCCGACGTGGACAGCTCGCGCTGGATCGCCTCGATGGTGCCGATGACCCGCTTGTCGTCCGGCGGCAGGAAGCCCATCTGCGGGATCAGCAGCAGGGAGGCGTCCAGCTCCTTCGAGCCGTACGACTGGGTGAAGGTGTTGCGCTCCTTGTCGTAGCCCCGCTCGCACACGTCCCGGTGGATGTCGTCGCGCAGCTCCCGCCAGCGCTCCAGCGGGCCGTCCGCGTCACCGGACTCGATCAGCTTGATCGTGCGGTCGACGGCGACCCAGGCCATCACCTTGGAGTGCACGAAGTGGCGGCGCGGGCCGCGCACCTCCCAGATGCCCTCGTCCGGCTCCTGCCAGTGGTCCTCCAGGTAGCGGATCAGCTTCAGCTGGAGCAGCGCGGCGTAGTCGTTGCGGGCGAGGCCCGTCATATGGGCCAGATGCAGGGCTTCGGTGACCTCGCCGTAGACGTCCAGCTGGAGCTGGTGGGCCGCGCCGTTGCCGACCCGGACCGGGCCGGAGTTCTCGTAGCCCGGCAGCCAGTCCAGCTCCGCCTCGCCGAGCTCGCGCTCACCGGCGATGCCGTACATGATCTGCAGGTTCTCCGGGTCGCCGGCCACCGCCCGCAGCAGCCATTCGCGCCAGGCGCGGGCCTCCTCGCGGTAGCCGGTGCGCAGCAGCGAGGACAACGTGATCGCCGCGTCGCGCAGCCAGGTGTAGCGGTAGTCCCAGTTGCGGACGCCGCCGATGTCCTCCGGCAGGGAGGTGGTCGGCGCGGCGACGATGCCGCCGGTCGGGGCGTACGTCAGGGCCTTCAGCGTGATCAGCGAGCGGACCACCGCCTCCCGGTAGGGGCCGTGGTACGTGCAGTGGTCGACCCACTCGCGCCAGAAGTCCTCCGTCGCCTCCAGCGACTGCTCCGGCTCGGGAAGCGGCGGCGGCTCCTTGTGCGAGGGCTGCCAGGAGATCGTGAACGCGATCCGGTCACCCGGCGCGACCGTGAAGTCCGCGTAGGTCGTCAGCGACTTGCCGTAGGTCTCCGCGGATGTGTCGAACCACACGGAGTCGGGGCCCGCCACGGCCACCGTGCGCCCCTCGTGCTTGTGCACCCACGGCACCACCCGCCCGTAGGAGAACCGCATCCTGAGCGCCGAGCGCATCGGCACCCGGCCCGAGACGCCCTCCACGATCCGGATCAGCTGCGGGGCGCCGTCACGCGGCGGCATGAAGTCGGTCACCCGGACCGTGCCCCGCTGGGTGTCCCACTCGGACTCCAGGACCAGCGAGTCGCCCCGGTAGCTGCGCCGCGCGGCGGTGGGCGGCTGCTGGTCGGAGGCGTACGCGGGGCCCAGCCGCCAGAAGCCGTGCTCCTCGGTGCCCAGCAGGCCGGCGAAGATGGCGTGCGAGTCGAAGCGGGGCAGGCACAGCCAGTCGACTGTGCCGTCCCGGCAGACCAGAGCGGCGGTCTGCATGTCTCCGATGAGTGCGTAGTCTTCGATGCGCCCGGCCACGTGCAACTCCAGTCGAACGGCCACGTCACCCCACGAGGGGGCTGTCGCTAGTGCGGTCAAGGGGGGTTTTCAGCAGGTCTTGCATTGCGTCATTGAGAGATGAAGCAAAACAGGTCACCAAGTCGTGATGCAAAGCGCCAATTGTTGCTCAACGAACCGACGAGCTCACGTTGTTCCGGTGCTTACGGGCGGGGGGTGGTGCCGTTGGGCCGGACGGGCTCGGCAGCGAGTGTCCGAGCAGGATACGACGCACGCAGACGATCCGGGTGCCCGTCCAGGCAAGGCGAGTACGCCGAACGAGTGAGCAACGGGTGAGGGACCGGTGACGGTGATCGCCTCCGTGTCGGGATGTGTGCGGAGCGTGGCCGGAAGCCATCGCCCCGCGGCGCTGATACGCTGGTAGCCCGTGGACCGGTGGGCCCCTTCCCGACAGGGAACCCCCGAACCGCAGCGACGGCGCCCCGGAGATTTCCGGCGGGCAGCCGTACCGCACCCCCAGACCGCGACCACGGGAGCCCCGTCTTGGCCATGCCGCCCGCCGCTTTTCGTAATTCGACGACCAAGCACATCTTCGTCACCGGGGGTGTCGCCTCCTCGCTCGGCAAGGGCCTGACGGCCTCCAGCCTCGGCATGCTGCTCAAGGCCCGCGGTCTGCGCGTCGTGATGCAGAAGCTCGACCCGTATCTGAACGTCGACCCCGGCACGATGAACCCCTTCCAGCACGGTGAGGTGTTCGTCACCAACGACGGCGCCGAGACCGACCTGGACATCGGCCACTACGAGCGTTTCCTCGACCGCGACCTCGACGGCTCCGCCAACGTCACCACCGGTCAGGTGTACAACACCGTGATCGCCAAGGAGCGGCGCGGCGAGTACCTGGGTGACACCGTGCAGGTCATCCCGCACATCACCAACGAGATCAAGCACCGCATCCGCCGCATGGCGACGGACGAGGTCGACGTCGTGATCACCGAGGTCGGCGGCACGGTCGGCGACATCGAGTCGCTGCCGTTCCTGGAGACCGTCCGTCAGGTCCGTCACGAGGTCGGCCGTGACAACGTCTTCGTCGTCCATATCTCGCTCCTGCCGTACATCGGCCCCTCGGGTGAGCTGAAGACGAAGCCCACCCAGCACTCGGTTGCGGCTCTGCGCAACATCGGTATCCAGCCGGACGCGATCGTGCTGCGCTGCGACCGCGAGGTGCCCACCGCGATCAAGCGGAAGATCTCGCTGATGTGCGACGTCGACGAGGCCGCCGTCGTCGCCTGCCCCGACGCCCGCTCGATCTACGACATCCCGAAGACCGTGCACGGCGAGGGCCTGGACGCCTACGTCGTCCGCAAGCTGGACCTGCCC
Protein-coding regions in this window:
- a CDS encoding CTP synthase, which produces MPPAAFRNSTTKHIFVTGGVASSLGKGLTASSLGMLLKARGLRVVMQKLDPYLNVDPGTMNPFQHGEVFVTNDGAETDLDIGHYERFLDRDLDGSANVTTGQVYNTVIAKERRGEYLGDTVQVIPHITNEIKHRIRRMATDEVDVVITEVGGTVGDIESLPFLETVRQVRHEVGRDNVFVVHISLLPYIGPSGELKTKPTQHSVAALRNIGIQPDAIVLRCDREVPTAIKRKISLMCDVDEAAVVACPDARSIYDIPKTVHGEGLDAYVVRKLDLPFRDVDWTTWDDLLDRVHNPDHEITLALVGKYIDLPDAYLSVTEALRAGGFANRARVKIKWVTSDDCKTPAGAAQQLGDVDGICIPGGFGDRGVLGKVGAIKYARENKIPLLGLCLGLQCIVIEAARNLADITDANSTEFDPATGHPVISTMAEQLDIVAGEGDMGGTMRLGMYPAKLAEGSIVREVYDGKEYVEERHRHRYEVNNAYRAELEKKAGILFSGTSPDGKLVEYVEYPRDVHPYLVATQAHPELRSRPTRPHPLFAGLVKASVERKISK
- a CDS encoding glycoside hydrolase family 15 protein; protein product: MAGRIEDYALIGDMQTAALVCRDGTVDWLCLPRFDSHAIFAGLLGTEEHGFWRLGPAYASDQQPPTAARRSYRGDSLVLESEWDTQRGTVRVTDFMPPRDGAPQLIRIVEGVSGRVPMRSALRMRFSYGRVVPWVHKHEGRTVAVAGPDSVWFDTSAETYGKSLTTYADFTVAPGDRIAFTISWQPSHKEPPPLPEPEQSLEATEDFWREWVDHCTYHGPYREAVVRSLITLKALTYAPTGGIVAAPTTSLPEDIGGVRNWDYRYTWLRDAAITLSSLLRTGYREEARAWREWLLRAVAGDPENLQIMYGIAGERELGEAELDWLPGYENSGPVRVGNGAAHQLQLDVYGEVTEALHLAHMTGLARNDYAALLQLKLIRYLEDHWQEPDEGIWEVRGPRRHFVHSKVMAWVAVDRTIKLIESGDADGPLERWRELRDDIHRDVCERGYDKERNTFTQSYGSKELDASLLLIPQMGFLPPDDKRVIGTIEAIQRELSTSDGFILRYPTTSGDENVDGLPGDEGAFLACSFWMADDLAMIGRVDEARKLFEKLLSLRNDLGLLAEEWDPRLQRQVGNFPQAFSHVPLIDTALRLTASGAYGG